A genomic stretch from Podospora pseudoanserina strain CBS 124.78 chromosome 3, whole genome shotgun sequence includes:
- the mrpl16 gene encoding 39S ribosomal protein L16, mitochondrial (EggNog:ENOG503NX8U; COG:J; BUSCO:EOG09264T3S), protein MMKGRPRVPTGGSTKGTTVVWGDYGLRMCDHGRRISAKHFKMAEDTIKARLRGQKYRLYKRKCCNVGVFISGNEMRMGKGKGSFDHWAARVAANQVIFEIRGVLHEQVIRDAFRLAGNKLPGQYEIITKNDPPVVGITKLENGLTLEDLKRPRKKLPAPVVEETSTSATEASSSAPPPS, encoded by the exons ATGATGAAAGGCCGTCCCCGGGTCCCAACCGGCGGCTCAACCAAAGGAACGACCGTCGTCTGGGGCGACTACGGGCTCAGGATGTGCGACCACGGGAGACGCATCAGCGCCAAGCACTTCAAGATGGCCGAGGACACCATCAAGGCACGGCTCAGGGGGCAAAAGTACAGGTTGTACAAACGAAAGTGCTGCAATGTGGGGGTGTTTATTAGTGGGAATGAG ATGCGCATGggcaaaggaaaaggctCCTTCGACCACTGGGCCGCCCGCGTGGCCGCCAACCAGGTCATCTTCGAGATCCGCGGCGTCCTCCACGAGCAGGTCATCCGAGACGCCTTCAGGCTGGCAGGCAACAAGCTGCCCGGCCAGTACGaaatcatcaccaagaacgACCCCCCCGTAGtcggcatcaccaagctcgAAAACGGTCTCACCCTCGAAGACCTcaagaggccgaggaagaagcttCCTGCCCCTGTTGTCGAAGAGACATCCACATCTGCCACAGAGGCGAGCTCGagtgctcctcctccttcataG
- the rfc1 gene encoding DNA replication factor C complex subunit Rfc1 (COG:L; BUSCO:EOG09261NW2; EggNog:ENOG503NWJJ) codes for MPDIRSFFTPKGGAAAAPSKPAPKKKEEEKKGRGKARKVVEDSDEDEEVVEVKRSTRSTPRKKAAAPIEAKGTEISTSQYFASTKAKPAATTTSSTPKKAAAKPTPELPVRSSPRSKPAAKPAPEPKTKKPVTTYKKHTIHDDDAFVDDEDEDAGDDIFAADVRGNKRKKDDYEEEESEEEPQPKPKRIASRSVKKVKDESEEDDFEPAPKKPVAKKPAASAASKKRKSPVTDSEESEEEVVKKKPAPKKAAPAKPRATKAKKDADAEPDDVKDILANIPTIQAPDAPPKDPNWKFDFKNKGGGGNAGPAPLAGTVDIPEGEEDCLVGKTFVFTGLLKTISREDGQALVKRYGGKVTGAPSSKTDFVVLGDDAGPSKLRKIKEHNIKTIDEEGLFYLIKTMPAGGGGGKGSEAARKKREQEEQKAREEAARMEEEEKIKRAEATRAAKAAAAARGTAAPTPQPTVPLTQLWTSKYAPTALNQICGNKANVERIQGWLKNWPKHKKYDFQKRGADGMGGYRAVIISGPPGIGKTTSAHLAAKLEGYDVIESNASDSRSKKLVENGVMEVVNNTSLLGYFAGDGKTADAAKKKIVLIMDEVDGMSAGDRGGVGALAKLCKKTEVPMILICNDRRLPKMKPFDHVAFDIKFQRPTVDQIRSRVMTICHREGLKMPLPVVNALIEGSGKDIRQIINMLATAKLDQTTMDFDQTKAMAKAWEKHVILKPWDICQKIIGGGMFSSASKATLNDKIELYFNDHEFSYLMVQENYLRAKPNVIGGVGMHPKEQNLKHLELVDMAAESISDGDLVDRMIHGPQQHWSLMPTHAVFSTVKPASYIAGQFGAQPTFTSWLGNNSKYGKLSRYVREIHSHMRLKSSGDHNEIRQQYLPVLWRQLVKKLELEGKEAVEDVIELMDSYYLTREDFDFIKELGVGEQDEEKVNIDTQTKSAFTRIYNQASHPVPFMRATNLPAQAKKMSRDVPDLEEAIEEEDDDEAAIAEPVDDEEEELDLSKDKYVKASKKKAAPKKAAAPKKTAAAKKKAAAAVVMDDDEAEEEDVPVRVKAKPAAKPGGRPKKA; via the exons atgccTGATATTCGATCGTTTTTTACACCAAAGGGCggtgcggcggcggcgccatCGAAGCCTgcgcccaagaagaaggaggaggagaaaaaggggcgCGGGA AAGCGAGAAAGGTCGTCGAGGacagtgatgaggatgaggaggtggtaga ggtgaagaggagtaCCAGAAGCACACCGAGGAAAAAGGCAGC GGCGCCGATCGAAGCCAAGGGCACCGAAATCTCGACATCACAGTACTTTGCTTCCACCAAGGCTAAACCAGCTGCCACTACCACGTCGAGCACGCCAAAGAAGGCTGCCGCCAAACCCACGCCCGAGCTCCCTGTGCGCTCCAGCCCACGATCCAAACCGGCCGCCAAGCCTGCCCCTGAGCcaaagacgaagaagccggTAACCACCTACAAGAAGCACACCATCCACGATGACGACGCATTtgttgacgacgaggacgaggacgcgGGAGACGACATCTTTGCCGCTGACGTCAGAGGTaacaagagaaagaaggatGACtacgaagaggaggaaagcgaGGAGGAGCCACAACCCAAGCCCAAACGGATTGCTTCCCGTTCTGtgaagaaggtcaaggatgAGTCTGAGGAGGACGATTTCGAACCTGCGCCAAAGAAACCAGTCGCCAAGAAACCAGCTGCCTCTGCCGCGAGCAAGAAGCGAAAGTCACCAGTCACCGACAGCGAGGAgtcagaggaggaggtggtcaaAAAGAAGCCCGCTCCCAAGAAGGCTGCACCTGCGAAACCTCGCGCCACGAAAGCCAAGAAGGACGCTGATGCTGAGCCGGATGATGTCAAGGACATTCTTGCCAATATTCCGACGATTCAGGCACCTGATGCTCCCCCGAAGGACCCGAATTGGAAGTTTGATTTCAAGAAcaagggcggtggtggcaatgCTGGTCCGGCTCCGTTGGCTGGTACTGTTGACATTCccgaaggagaggaggactGCCTTGTCGGCAAGACATTTGTCTTCACTGGGCTGCTCAAGACAATATCCCGTGAAGATGGTCAAGCCCTGGTCAAACGATATGGCGGCAAGGTCACCGGCGCCCCAAGCAGCAAGACGGACTTTGTCGTCCTCGGTGACGACGCCGGCCCCAGCAAGCTCAggaagatcaaggagcaCAACATCAAGACTATTGACGAGGAAGGCCTGTTCTATCTCATTAAGACTATGCctgctggtggcggtggtggcaaggGGTCTGAGGCCGCCAGAAAGAAGCgcgagcaggaggagcagaaaGCCAGAGAGGAAGCTGCTCgcatggaggaggaagaaaagatcAAGCGAGCCGAGGCGACGAGGgctgccaaggctgctgctgccgcccgTGGAACCGCAGCTCCAACTCCCCAGCCAACGGTACCCCTTACCCAACTCTGGACATCAAAGTACGCTCCTACTGCCCTCAACCAGATTTGCGGCAACAAGGCAAACGTAGAGAGGATCCAGGGTTGGCTTAAGAATTGGCCCAAGCACAAAAAGTACGACTTTCAAAAGAGGGGTGCTGATGGCATGGGTGGTTACCGAGCAGTCATCATCTCTGGCCCGCCAGGTATTGGCAAGACTACTTCGGCCCACCTCGCCGCCAAGCTGGAGGGGTACGATGTCATTGAGAGCAATGCTTCCGACAGCCGCAGCAAAAAGCTTGTTGAGAACGGGGTCATGGAGgttgtcaacaacacctcgTTGTTGGGCTACTTTGCTGGCGATGGCAAAACTGCGGAtgcggccaagaagaagatcgtTCTGATCatggacgaggtggatggtATGTCTGCTGGTGATcgtggcggtgttggtgcgCTGGCCAAACTCTGCAAGAAGACTGAGGTGCCCATGATCCTCATTTGCAACGACCGCCGTCTGCCAAAGATGAAGCCGTTTGATCACGTTGCTTTCGACATCAAGTTCCAACGTCCGACTGTTGATCAGATTCGCTCTCGTGTCATGACCATCTGCCACAGAGAAGGTCTGAAGATGCCTCTTCCGGTCGTCAACGCCTTGATTGAGGGCAGCGGGAAGGACATCCGGCAGATCATCAACATGCTGGCCACGGCGAAACTTGACCAGACCACGATGGACTTTGATCAGACCAAGGCGATGGCCAAGGCCTGGGAGAAGCACGTCATCTTGAAGCCATGGGACATTTGCCAAAAGATTATTGGCGGTGGCATGTTTAGCTCTGCCAGCAAGGCGACCTTGAACGACAAGATTGAACTGTACTTCAACGACCACGAGTTCAGCTACCTGATGGTGCAGGAGAACTACCTGCGCGCCAAGCCCAATGTTATAGGGGGCGTGGGCATGCATCCAAAGGAGCAGAACCTGAAGCATCTTGAGCTGGTCGACATGGCGGCTGAGAGCATCAGCGATGGCGATCTGGTTGACCGGATGATCCACGGTCCCCAGCAGCACTGGTCTCTGATGCCTACTCATGCCGTCTTTAGCACCGTCAAGCCGGCCTCCTACATTGCCGGCCAGTTCGGCGCTCAGCCCACGTTTACCTCTTGGctgggcaacaacagcaagtaCGGCAAGCTGTCCCGCTACGTCCGTGAGATTCACTCCCACATGCGTCTCAAGTCTTCTGGCGATCATAATGAGATTCGCCAGCAGTACTTGCCTGTGCTGTGGCGCCAGCTcgtgaagaagctggagctggaaggcaaggaggcggtggaggatgtgatTGAGCTGATGGATAGCTACTACTTGACGAGggaagactttgactttATCAAGGAGCTGGGAGTGGGTGAgcaggacgaggagaaggtgaatATCGACACGCAGACAAAGTCGGCGTTTACGAGGAT ATACAACCAAGCCTCCCACCCTGTCCCCTTTATGCGGGCGACCAACCTCCCTGCTcaagccaagaagatgaGCCGTGACGTGCCTgacttggaggaggcgattgaggaggaggatgatgatgaggcggCTATTGCGGAGCcggtggatgatgaagaggaggagttggactTGAGCAAGGACAAGTATGTCAAGgcgtccaagaagaaggctgctccgaagaaggctgctgcgccgaagaagacggcggcggcgaagaagaaggcggcagcggcagtggtgatggatgatgatgaggctgaggaggaggatgtgccGGTCAGGGTCAAGGCTAAGCCGGCTGCGAAGCCTGGGGGACGGCCTAAGAAGGCTTGA
- the rpl15 gene encoding 60S ribosomal protein L15 (EggNog:ENOG503NV1F; BUSCO:EOG09264L0C; COG:J), with the protein MGALKYLEELSKKKQSDVVRFLLRVRCWELRQLNVIHRASRPSRPDKARRLGYKAKQGYVIYRVRVRRGGRKKPVPKGATYGKPTNQGVNQLKYQRSLKATAEERVGRRCANLRVLNSYWINQDSTYKYFEVILVDPQHKAIRRDPRINWIVNPVHKHRESRGLTATGKKSRGLNKGHRYNKTKAGRRKTWKRHNTLSLWRYR; encoded by the exons ATGGGCGCCCTCAAGTACCTCGAAGAgctctccaagaagaagcagagcgATGTCGTTCGCTTCCTTCTCCGGGTTCGCTGCTGGGAG CTCCGCCAGTTGAACGTCATCCACCGTGCTTCCCGCCCCAGCCGCCCCGACAAGGCCCGCCGCCTCGGCTACAAGGCCAAGCAGGGCTATGTCATCTACCGCGTGCGTGTCCGCCGTGGTGGTCGCAAGAAGCCCGTCCCCAAGGGTGCTACTTATG GCAAGCCCACCAACCAGGGTGTGAACCAGCTCAAGTACCAGCGCTCCCTCAAGGCCACCGCTGAGGAGCGTGTCGGCCGCCGTTGCGCCAACCTCCGCGTCCTCAACTCCTACTGGATCAACCAGGACTCCACCTATAAGTACTTCgaggtcatcctcgtcgaccCCCAGCACAAGGCCATCCGCCGCGATCCCCGCATCAACTGGATCGTCAACCCCGTGCACAAGCACCGCGAGTCCCGCGGCCTCACCGCCACCGGCAAGAAGTCCCGCGGTCTCAACAAGGGCCACCGCtacaacaagaccaaggctgGCCGCAGAAAGACCTGGAAGCGccacaacaccctctccctctggcGCTACAGGTAA